The sequence CCCTTCCAGCACCAACATGGCAAACGAATAAACAAGCATTCCTGCTAACAACGGCCCTTCGTTCTTCTTGCGACACAGGTGCCTGACCTGTCGAAGGCGTAAGACAAGATGCGCCGGCGAACGACCGCAATGCTCGACATGCACCAAGAATGGACACCAGTGCCTGGGCTATCCCGAGGATAGGAGAGATGGCATCGATCCCTCAGGACTGAGGCCgggcgacgaagacgatgcgCCAAACGAAGACTTCAACCAAGCAGAAGACGATGGCGCTGTGGCAAGGAAGCATGCTGGTGCCGCGTCCGAAACTCGACCAACGTCATCGGGAAGAGACAATGTGCCAGCAGCGTCTGCTTCCGTTTCACGACCGCCGCTGATTTCTAGAACATCCAACATTGCACCAAGCATCGAACTTGGTGCCGATGGCAATCCAAACGATATAGACCCACACCAATCCCCTGTATTCAATCACCAGCATCATGTGGTGAGCCATCACCAGGCTCATCCATCAGCTGCATCCGATGATCTACCCAGCTCTCCCACTCTCCGGCGGGTTATCCCCAGCCGTCGCATCCCTTATTTCCGATACTTTGGCTCCACGGCCATTGTCCCAGGATTCAAGCAAATGGTAGTTTCCGTACGCGATCGGCGGCGGTCTACTGGAGGCTCGCATTCTAACCCTTCGCTCCAGTCCACGCCCAGTGGCGTCATGGCCAGCGGCTCGGCCGTGGATAGCGACATTGTCCGCGAAGACATTCCGTCTTATGATCCTAATAACCCCGCCCCAGTCCATCCCCTCATTATCCAACTCGTCACCGCATTCTTCATTCATGTTGGCTGCAACTACCCTTTtctcaacaaagaaaagtTCCTGCGCCATGTCAAGGACAAGCGCGTCGAGCCGATCTTGGTAGATGCCGTATGTGCCATTGCGGCGCGCTTCTCAGACAACCATATACTCACTGGTGGCAATGACAAAATGCCCCGAACAGAGAGGGGCCAAGTCTTTGCGCAAAGAGCCAGACAAGCCACTGTCGATACTTTCCCTTGCCCTTCTGTAGGCGCAGTCCAAGCCTGCCTGCTCATGGCATACGAAGGCTTTGGCGCCAACCAAGATAGCGCCTTGTGGATGTACTTGGGTCTGGCCATACGCATGGCAGTCGATCTTGGTCTTCAGAAGTGCGTCGGAATCCAGTATCAGGGCGAGAAGGACCCTTGGTATACCCGACATCGTAGCCGcgccaatgatgatgacCAAGAGAGCCCCGAAGCGCATAAAACTGACGCTATCGACACGCTCAGCCCGCAGGAGCAGAAGGAGGTGGAACAAGAACGCATCGACACATTTTGGtccgtcttcatcttggatCGAGTCATCTCTTCCGGCACAGGGCGGCCGGTAACCATACGAGACGGCGATTACGAGCTTGCTTTTCCCGAATCCAACAATGACTTGATGACTGGGTGGCCTAATCCGTTCCCAGTCTTTGTCAAAATCATCAACCTCTACGGCCAGGTGTGCGATGTTTTGAACAATCTTCATAATGCCCAGGACCTTACCCAAGATAAATGGGATCAGCTATCTGAAATGGAACATCGGCTGACGAGAATGTACAAACACTGGGATCCACGGCTTCAGTTCAACGTCAGCAACTTCAAGACATACCTTGGCATGGGCCAGGGCACCAATTTCATCCTCCTTCACTTTTGGTTTCACgcgctcttcatcatcttgcatCAGCCAACCCTTCTTACCCCCTTTTGTGAATTGAGAAGCGAGCTTCAGCTCCTCTCTGATAGCCGTGAGCTGAGCATGAGCAGCGCAAAGACGATTTGCGACATCTTATCCTTTGCCGATCTCATCGACCCAAAAAGTTTCATCGGTAATCCCTTCACCAATCAACCCATCTACATTGCCGCATGCGCCTTTCTCATGGAATCCAGCGCCACCAATGCGTCTGAAGGATCATCCAGAGAGGGAACACCACCTCCTGCCTCAAACTCCAACACAAACCGCTCCCGGCAGCAGGCTAAGTCTAATACCAAGCAATCTCGGCATTCGCTCCTCGCTTCGGCGGCGAATCAAAACTACCAAAAATGCTACAACTCCTTACAGCAGATTCAGTCATACTGGGGTGGCGTGACGTACATTCTCACTGTTTTGGATCAAAAGTCAAAAGGCAAATGGGACTGTGAGACATATACCGTGGAGGAGTATGAGAGCACTAAGCTGCCGCCAGCCCGGCCGTCTATCGGCGAACAGCTCTCTCGGCTGGAGAAGCAGTCGTCACCAAAGATGATGGCCGGTTCACCGATTGCTTTCAGTTTATCCGGAACAAACCATTCGCCGAATTCGAGCCTGACACTCATGTACCAGGCATTCAACTCCAACGCAGGACCTCCTACTGGATTCCCTCCCACTTCTCACACCATGGCGAGACCGGCTAGTGAATCACCAGGGAGCATAACCTACGACACTATTCGACCTACAATGCCAGGGGCGGGGGCAATGTTTTCCCCCCCTATGCCACAGCCAAACATTTCGGCAATCCGACATTCTCCCCGGCGGTCGGCATATGCTACTACGAACTCAATGAATGTTAGTGGTGTGGCCTCACGCAATGTAATGAGCTTTGAAGATATAAaggaagaagccgaagagCTGCCTGCTGGTTACGCAACTTTGGGTCAGGGGTCTGGGAGATATGATGCTTACAACGTATCTCCGGTCAATGGATCAAGAAGCATGATGAACTCGACGGCCGTGActagtgctgctgccacgGTGGGCGGAGCACATAACAACTTGTATTATGCACAGAATATGGCCTACCATGGGCCGTGGGGTCCCATTATGGGCAACATGGACGCCATTACGTTTGACAGCCAGGATATTGACATTGGAGCCCTTGGGCTACAACAGCCGGATCTTATGGGAGGGTGGCTGGAATACATTCCCAGCGATGTGCTGGGAGGATTATTTGATGAGCATCAAGAATCTGGATAGGCGGTGAATAGAACGCTATGAAATTTCCAGGCACTTAGTTGCGCCATTCCGTGTTTATTCGATATCTATTGACTGATGACGGCAATGGCGCATTTCTGTAAGACTGCTATGGTGGGATGGATGgacgatggatggatggtgtTTTCGGCGCTTGGTCATACTAGCGATGCAAAATCTGGCGCAGTGTTTTGGTAAACCGTGTTACAAGCATATACGTAATGTCTACAGCATTTTTGGATATCAGATTTGATGATGTGCAGAATAGCCGGATGCTATCTGTTATTGTTACTATTATTTCGTGTCATGTGAATGGACGTAGTCAAACGCTGCATTGctgtctatatatatatatatcgtaTATGGAGAATTGTAAATACCTAGGTATGTTCTTATTATCGAGTACAGAGAAATTCAAAATGTAGAAAGGGAAGGAATTGAAATGACTGCATTGGTAGCCTATTTTCTTgtttcaaagaagaaaagagaaactttCCGTCAGATTTTGTGGTAGGATTGGCAGAAGGTGTAATAGGTCTCGcgtaattatataactatgaTAAACGattgtaaaatataattataattagctataggTAAGGTAGGCTTTAGCTGACGCCAAAGCAGTATGTGTCATTGTCTGTATACAGACAGTATCGTTACCTATTTTGCATATATTAGCCTGTGTCGCTCAAACTCTTGACCAACTTGGCTCTGGGCCTCTCCTTGgtacttttctttccctctctctctgtcttttattattattattattattattatttattatttatacaaaagaagaatgacTCCATaaactccttttttttttttttgtttactttttaattttccttgaATTTTGGAGTCGAGGGGCCATCTGACGTGCATTGGCAAGGATTCTCCCGTGTTTTGTCCGAGGCGATTAGCGCTGGACCCTGGATGCATTTGGAGCTTACCCTGCATCTTATGTAGACGAAGAGGCGGGATGAGGTATTGTGATGCAATACCTGGAGCGGTGAATATTATTCCAAAAAtctagattttatataaagtagaGTTATTTAGCATTGTGAATATGGGTCTTACCCCAATTGATTCAAAAGAGGTTGTAGATGCGGGTTCAACAGCTGCTAGCGTGCTAGCTTCCGCCTCTTAGCATGGAGAATTCGACAACTAACAACTGAAAAtagcatcagcttcttcaatTTTATAGCTACTTATGCCACCCCCCACCAATCAACCAGCACATCATTCATGATGCCCTCAACAAGCTGCATGTAGAAAATTAGAATCTCCTCATCCATCGCCACCCCCCCATCCAATGAGGATCCCGCAATTGTCGAGCCGCAGGGCCACCACTGCCCGGCTACTGACCCGttcaccatctccatcctcagCCGCATCACTGCTTCCAGCCTCATCACCACTTCcatcctctgcctctcgctTCTCATCTCTCACAGCCCCAGCCTCGCACCCCTCCAACAAAGTCCAAATCTACACGTCCCACTCCAACGACCCCTTCCTCAACCTCTCCGTCGAGCACCGCCTCCTCCAAATCACGCCTCCCGACTCCACCGTCCTCACTCTCTACGTCAACTCCCCGAGCATCATCTTTGGCCGCAACCAGAATCCCTGGCTCCAGGTCAACCTGAATCGCCTCACCCAAATCGCGCAGCAGCCTTCCCGCGTCAGCTGGACCGATTCCCCCATCCAATTGGTGCGCCGCAGATCCGGAGGCGGCGCCGTCTTCCACGATGCCGGCAACGTCAACTTCAGCGTCATCTGCCCGCCGGAGCGCTTCGACCGCGACAAGCACGCCGAAATGGTTGTGCGGGCGTTGAAAGCGCTGGGGAGGCCGAACACGCGCGTCAATCAGAGGCATGATATTGTCATGGATGTGGCGTCGGATGTAGCGCCCGATATGGAGACGTATAAAATCTCTGGCTCGGCTTACAAGCTTACACGTTTGAGATCCCTGCATCACGGCACTTGTCTCCTTCGAAGTCCTAACCTTGCCAGCATTTCTGGGTTATTGCGGTCTCCTGCGCTGGGGTATATTGATGCCCGTGGCGTTGACAGCGTGCGCAGTCCAGTGAGGAACATTGACGTGGACAACCAAGAGTTTAAAGATGCGGTGGTGAGAGAATTCGAGAGCATGTATGGAGACGTTCATTTCCGCGGCGAATTTGATGACACGGCTCTAGAGGTGGATGAGATACGAAAGGGCTACCAGGAGCTGAAATCCAAGAGCTGGATTTGGGGCCAGACGCCGAAATTTACGTTTTCGACGCATCCGACGGAGGAGGATCCCCGGCCTCGACCAGAGCTGCCGTTCGATGTAAGTGTTTATACTGTTTATCTGGTTGATATGTAAATTACTAATGCGCTATTCTAAGCTGAACATTCATCTTTTCGCAAGACATGGCGTTATAGAAGACATGAGCATCAAGCACAGCGACGGAGCCGCCATCAACGGACTGGATGCCTCTGTGTTTCACGGGACCTCGGTATGGGAGATTACCAACTGGACAGAGTCGCTTAGACGAGCTGGACTAGGGGACGGTCTCAGCAAAGAGGCGGGAGAGTGGTTGAATGGGGTGCTTGGCGCGGAATATGCCAAGATGGCATTGAATGAGATGTAGATTTTTTGGCTGAACGATATAGAGGCTTGTATGAATagaagtatatttatttatttaataataacttgcGATAGTCTAGTCAAGGAATTTTATTAAACCTTTTAACAACTCATTCTCCTTCACTATGTTTCTCTTGTTCAGTAATGTCGGTATGTTTTGCTGGTTCAACATCAGGGGCCTCATCTCAAGCTACCAACGGGCAGGCGATATACAGTACGGCACATCATCATCTACAGCAACGCTGTGTTTAAGGTCACCCTCCGGTacgtattattattatcctTCCTTGGGCCCTTCCACTCAATCTCCCAGTCGCAAAAATTAAGGAAGCGAGTCCTGATCCATCGCACTGATAATGTCTCGCCTAGGGATATCACAGCCTAGAGATGACAAACTACAGGATATGAGACGTAGAGTGTATTAATGGACTCATGATACATCACCTCTCACAAAACATCCAGACCTATGGCaggaaagcaaaaaagcCTGTTTTGCATGCTCGCAATCTTGGCATCATCAACCTTGGTGCTAGTAATAAGCAACACCAAATCGCGCCCTGCCTCGCCAATAACCTGCGCGCGTCACATTCAACACCATGGACGCGtatcatcggcatcggcactTGATCCCAAAACTCACGCAAGCTATCCGGCCCTCTTCCCATCCACCACGTTTAGTCAAAAGGAAAGGGGCACACGTGCTCTCAAACGAATGTGTATGACAAACCTGAGTCACGGACACTCCCACGAAGAGGGTAGGTAGTAATCGCGGCGGAAAAGGAGCCGCCCAAGTTTCAAGTTCGAAGCCATTGTTCTCATCCTTCCAGCGTTGCGGTTCGACCAATAGAGGCTGGCTGTAATAAAAATCCCATTCCCTAGCGTCACACACAATGGGCGAAGGGCCAAATTGTGATACTGTGTGCCGCACCCAAGCAAACGCCCGTTGTGTATTACTAGTAGGCCGAATCTAAGCCGTCATGGGGGCCCTAAAAATAGCCAGCTTGCGCGAATGACAGGTTCTTATTCTACGACAGGACCTATATGTAGGTACTGGGCATGAAGACAATCAAGGCGTTCCATTCATTCTTTGTTCCCGGATTTATTTTCTGATTACCAAATGTGTGACCATGTCCAG comes from Trichoderma asperellum chromosome 3, complete sequence and encodes:
- a CDS encoding uncharacterized protein (EggNog:ENOG41~TransMembrane:2 (o277-296i565-589o)), producing MTTLLNNRPDSGPPPRPIRFVHNQGQPPSKRRRINAACLTCRRRKTRCAGERPQCSTCTKNGHQCLGYPEDRRDGIDPSGLRPGDEDDAPNEDFNQAEDDGAVARKHAGAASETRPTSSGRDNVPAASASVSRPPLISRTSNIAPSIELGADGNPNDIDPHQSPVFNHQHHVVSHHQAHPSAASDDLPSSPTLRRVIPSRRIPYFRYFGSTAIVPGFKQMVVSVRDRRRSTGGSHSNPSLQSTPSGVMASGSAVDSDIVREDIPSYDPNNPAPVHPLIIQLVTAFFIHVGCNYPFLNKEKFLRHVKDKRVEPILVDAVCAIAARFSDNHILTGGNDKMPRTERGQVFAQRARQATVDTFPCPSVGAVQACLLMAYEGFGANQDSALWMYLGLAIRMAVDLGLQKCVGIQYQGEKDPWYTRHRSRANDDDQESPEAHKTDAIDTLSPQEQKEVEQERIDTFWSVFILDRVISSGTGRPVTIRDGDYELAFPESNNDLMTGWPNPFPVFVKIINLYGQVCDVLNNLHNAQDLTQDKWDQLSEMEHRLTRMYKHWDPRLQFNVSNFKTYLGMGQGTNFILLHFWFHALFIILHQPTLLTPFCELRSELQLLSDSRELSMSSAKTICDILSFADLIDPKSFIGNPFTNQPIYIAACAFLMESSATNASEGSSREGTPPPASNSNTNRSRQQAKSNTKQSRHSLLASAANQNYQKCYNSLQQIQSYWGGVTYILTVLDQKSKGKWDCETYTVEEYESTKLPPARPSIGEQLSRLEKQSSPKMMAGSPIAFSLSGTNHSPNSSLTLMYQAFNSNAGPPTGFPPTSHTMARPASESPGSITYDTIRPTMPGAGAMFSPPMPQPNISAIRHSPRRSAYATTNSMNVSGVASRNVMSFEDIKEEAEELPAGYATLGQGSGRYDAYNVSPVNGSRSMMNSTAVTSAAATVGGAHNNLYYAQNMAYHGPWGPIMGNMDAITFDSQDIDIGALGLQQPDLMGGWLEYIPSDVLGGLFDEHQESG
- a CDS encoding uncharacterized protein (EggNog:ENOG41~TransMembrane:2 (o58-77i346-370o)) codes for the protein MVVSVRDRRRSTGGSHSNPSLQSTPSGVMASGSAVDSDIVREDIPSYDPNNPAPVHPLIIQLVTAFFIHVGCNYPFLNKEKFLRHVKDKRVEPILVDAVCAIAARFSDNHILTGGNDKMPRTERGQVFAQRARQATVDTFPCPSVGAVQACLLMAYEGFGANQDSALWMYLGLAIRMAVDLGLQKCVGIQYQGEKDPWYTRHRSRANDDDQESPEAHKTDAIDTLSPQEQKEVEQERIDTFWSVFILDRVISSGTGRPVTIRDGDYELAFPESNNDLMTGWPNPFPVFVKIINLYGQVCDVLNNLHNAQDLTQDKWDQLSEMEHRLTRMYKHWDPRLQFNVSNFKTYLGMGQGTNFILLHFWFHALFIILHQPTLLTPFCELRSELQLLSDSRELSMSSAKTICDILSFADLIDPKSFIGNPFTNQPIYIAACAFLMESSATNASEGSSREGTPPPASNSNTNRSRQQAKSNTKQSRHSLLASAANQNYQKCYNSLQQIQSYWGGVTYILTVLDQKSKGKWDCETYTVEEYESTKLPPARPSIGEQLSRLEKQSSPKMMAGSPIAFSLSGTNHSPNSSLTLMYQAFNSNAGPPTGFPPTSHTMARPASESPGSITYDTIRPTMPGAGAMFSPPMPQPNISAIRHSPRRSAYATTNSMNVSGVASRNVMSFEDIKEEAEELPAGYATLGQGSGRYDAYNVSPVNGSRSMMNSTAVTSAAATVGGAHNNLYYAQNMAYHGPWGPIMGNMDAITFDSQDIDIGALGLQQPDLMGGWLEYIPSDVLGGLFDEHQESG
- a CDS encoding uncharacterized protein (BUSCO:EOG092D1XFN), translating into MRIPQLSSRRATTARLLTRSPSPSSAASLLPASSPLPSSASRFSSLTAPASHPSNKVQIYTSHSNDPFLNLSVEHRLLQITPPDSTVLTLYVNSPSIIFGRNQNPWLQVNLNRLTQIAQQPSRVSWTDSPIQLVRRRSGGGAVFHDAGNVNFSVICPPERFDRDKHAEMVVRALKALGRPNTRVNQRHDIVMDVASDVAPDMETYKISGSAYKLTRLRSLHHGTCLLRSPNLASISGLLRSPALGYIDARGVDSVRSPVRNIDVDNQEFKDAVVREFESMYGDVHFRGEFDDTALEVDEIRKGYQELKSKSWIWGQTPKFTFSTHPTEEDPRPRPELPFDLNIHLFARHGVIEDMSIKHSDGAAINGLDASVFHGTSVWEITNWTESLRRAGLGDGLSKEAGEWLNGVLGAEYAKMALNEM